From Polyangiaceae bacterium, a single genomic window includes:
- the gnd gene encoding decarboxylating 6-phosphogluconate dehydrogenase, which yields MTTLSIDIGGSHVKALIPGEIKPRKFSSNDELTPEEFVQQIRQITQGWEYERVSIGYPGVVRDGCITAEPVNLGEGWVGYDFETAFGCPVKLINDAAMQALGSYDGGRMLFLGLGTGLGSAMVIDGQVIAMELAHLSFRKGKSYEDYVGAAALKKHGTDKWGERVRTIVEALHAAMLPDYIVLGGGNAKDAPELPEWVRIGDNKNAFLGGFKLWEGAPATAPESGPPSRKPGRGAPTLGMIGLGRMGGSMVRRLLRGGCNAVVYDHDEETVERLAAVGATPSESLSQLVAQLEQPRAIWLMVPASVVEATLAELVPLLAEGDAVIDGGNSYYVDDIFRAKRLSKRGIHYVDVGTSGGVWGLERGYCQMIGGEGHVVDSLRPFFEALAPGSDAAPRTSGRDGEVTDAERGFLHCGGPGAGHFVKMVHNGIEYGIMAAYSEGLNVLEHAAVGKLEHASDAETTPMRDPQNYEYELNLAEISELWRRGSVIGSWLLDLTASELHRDPKLAHFAGRVSDSGEGRWTIQAAIDEGVPVPVLSAALYQRFSSRGQADFGNRVLSAMRHAFGGHAEKQD from the coding sequence ATGACCACACTCAGCATCGACATCGGCGGCTCTCATGTGAAGGCGTTGATCCCCGGTGAGATCAAGCCGCGGAAGTTCTCCTCGAATGACGAGCTGACTCCGGAGGAGTTCGTTCAGCAGATCCGTCAGATCACCCAGGGCTGGGAGTACGAGCGGGTGAGCATTGGCTACCCTGGAGTCGTGCGCGATGGGTGTATCACCGCGGAACCGGTGAACCTGGGTGAGGGTTGGGTCGGGTACGATTTCGAGACCGCGTTCGGCTGCCCGGTCAAGCTGATCAATGACGCGGCGATGCAGGCCCTCGGGAGCTACGACGGCGGTCGCATGCTGTTCTTGGGGCTCGGCACGGGTCTCGGTTCGGCGATGGTGATTGACGGCCAAGTGATCGCGATGGAGCTCGCGCATTTGTCTTTCCGCAAAGGCAAGAGCTACGAGGACTACGTCGGCGCGGCCGCCCTGAAGAAGCACGGCACCGACAAATGGGGAGAGCGCGTACGGACCATCGTCGAGGCGCTCCACGCGGCGATGTTGCCTGACTACATCGTGCTCGGTGGCGGCAACGCCAAGGACGCACCGGAGCTGCCAGAGTGGGTGCGCATCGGGGACAACAAGAACGCGTTCCTAGGTGGCTTCAAGCTCTGGGAAGGCGCACCTGCCACGGCGCCTGAGAGCGGCCCACCGAGCCGAAAGCCCGGGCGCGGCGCGCCGACGCTCGGCATGATCGGCCTCGGGCGCATGGGAGGCAGCATGGTCCGCCGTCTGCTCCGTGGGGGCTGCAACGCGGTTGTCTACGATCATGACGAAGAAACGGTGGAGCGCCTGGCCGCGGTGGGGGCCACGCCCAGTGAATCCTTGAGCCAGCTGGTGGCGCAGCTCGAGCAACCACGGGCGATCTGGTTGATGGTGCCGGCGTCGGTGGTCGAAGCCACGCTGGCTGAGCTGGTGCCGCTGCTCGCTGAAGGTGATGCGGTGATCGACGGCGGCAACTCGTACTACGTGGATGACATCTTCCGCGCCAAGCGCCTCAGCAAGCGGGGGATCCACTACGTCGACGTGGGGACCAGCGGCGGCGTCTGGGGGCTCGAGCGAGGGTACTGCCAGATGATCGGTGGTGAGGGCCACGTGGTCGACTCGCTCAGGCCCTTCTTCGAAGCGTTGGCACCCGGATCGGATGCGGCACCGCGCACCAGCGGGCGAGATGGCGAAGTGACGGACGCCGAGCGTGGCTTCCTGCACTGTGGCGGTCCTGGCGCTGGGCACTTCGTGAAGATGGTCCACAACGGGATCGAGTACGGCATCATGGCTGCTTACTCCGAGGGGCTGAACGTGTTGGAACACGCGGCGGTGGGCAAGCTCGAGCACGCGAGCGATGCGGAGACCACGCCGATGCGTGATCCCCAAAACTACGAGTACGAGCTTAACCTTGCGGAAATAAGCGAGCTGTGGCGCCGCGGGAGCGTCATCGGATCTTGGCTGCTCGATCTAACTGCTTCGGAGCTCCACCGCGATCCGAAGCTCGCTCACTTCGCCGGACGGGTCTCCGACTCCGGTGAGGGCCGTTGGACGATTCAGGCCGCGATTGACGAGGGTGTCCCGGTTCCGGTGCTAAGCGCCGCGCTCTACCAACGCTTCTCTTCTCGAGGTCAGGCTGACTTCGGCAACCGGGTGTTGTCGGCGATGCGCCACGCGTTCGGCGGTCACGCGGAGAAGCAGGACTAG
- the zwf gene encoding glucose-6-phosphate dehydrogenase, translated as MVDHADALVFFGATGDLAYKKIFPALHALVSRRGLDVPIVGVARSGRSVEALRERAKSSVAEHGTLKDEAALTKLLGLLRYVEGDYHDPKTFSKLREALDGSELPVHYLAIPPSLFPGVISRLAEAGCAKGARVIIEKPFGRDEASARKLNETIASAFPESAIFRIDHYLGKEAVQNLVVLRFANTFLEPLWNRHYIESVQITMAERFGVQGRGSFYEEAGAIRDVVQNHLMQVVGFLAMEPPATTYNEALRDELVKVFRQVRPLSSDDVVLGQFDGYREEKGVASDSKVETYAALRLAIDSWRWDGVPFLIRAGKCLATTATEVVVDFKRPPLSKLAPGKGNFLRLRLSPELNISLGARIKRPGDAMESEATALSLVDRPPGAGMSAYERLLNDALEGDPTLFARQDAVEAAWKVVDSVLAAPPKVRPYAPGTWGPAEAEQLVADIGGWESPEERT; from the coding sequence GTGGTCGATCACGCAGACGCGCTGGTGTTTTTCGGGGCGACCGGAGATCTGGCTTACAAGAAGATCTTTCCGGCGCTGCACGCGTTGGTGAGTCGTCGGGGGCTCGACGTTCCCATTGTCGGCGTTGCCCGGTCGGGACGCAGCGTGGAAGCACTTCGTGAGCGAGCGAAGAGCAGCGTCGCGGAGCATGGCACGCTCAAGGACGAAGCCGCGCTCACGAAGCTGCTCGGCCTGTTGCGCTATGTCGAGGGCGACTATCACGATCCCAAGACGTTCAGCAAACTGCGCGAGGCCCTCGACGGCTCCGAGTTGCCAGTTCACTACCTCGCGATCCCGCCGAGCCTGTTCCCTGGGGTCATCTCGCGCCTCGCGGAAGCGGGTTGCGCGAAGGGCGCGAGGGTGATCATCGAGAAGCCTTTTGGTCGCGACGAAGCATCCGCGAGGAAGTTGAACGAGACCATCGCGAGCGCGTTTCCGGAGTCTGCGATATTTCGTATCGATCACTACCTCGGCAAGGAGGCGGTGCAGAACCTGGTGGTGCTGCGCTTCGCGAACACCTTCCTCGAGCCGCTCTGGAATCGTCACTACATCGAGAGCGTCCAGATCACGATGGCTGAGCGCTTTGGTGTGCAAGGCCGAGGCAGCTTCTACGAAGAAGCCGGCGCCATCCGTGACGTCGTCCAGAACCACCTGATGCAAGTCGTCGGCTTCTTGGCGATGGAGCCCCCGGCCACCACGTACAACGAGGCCTTGCGGGACGAGCTGGTGAAGGTGTTCCGTCAGGTCCGACCGCTCAGCTCCGATGATGTAGTGCTCGGGCAGTTCGATGGTTACCGTGAGGAAAAGGGGGTCGCGTCGGACTCCAAGGTCGAGACCTACGCCGCCCTGCGCCTCGCGATTGATTCTTGGCGCTGGGACGGCGTGCCGTTCCTGATCCGCGCTGGCAAGTGCCTGGCGACCACCGCGACCGAGGTGGTGGTCGACTTCAAGCGTCCTCCGCTTTCCAAACTTGCCCCGGGGAAAGGTAACTTTTTGCGCCTGCGCCTCAGTCCAGAGCTGAACATCTCTTTAGGTGCGCGGATCAAGCGCCCCGGGGACGCGATGGAGTCGGAAGCGACTGCACTCTCCTTGGTTGACCGTCCGCCCGGCGCCGGCATGAGCGCTTACGAACGCCTGCTGAACGACGCGCTCGAGGGCGACCCGACGCTTTTTGCGCGTCAAGATGCGGTAGAAGCGGCCTGGAAGGTGGTAGACAGCGTCTTGGCTGCTCCCCCCAAAGTGCGCCCCTACGCTCCAGGGACCTGGGGCCCCGCAGAGGCGGAACAACTGGTCGCGGACATCGGCGGTTGGGAGTCGCCAGAGGAACGAACATGA
- a CDS encoding geranylgeranyl reductase family protein, which produces MTRCYDVLVIGAGPAGAAAATHAARAGLSVALVDRSHFPRSKTCGDALSNLALQELSDLGVREPLESQGTAVSGAVAVFPNGYAVSRDYGALPGRILPRLLLDAAIVERAVNAGVELLEGQHVEQVEQSSAELRLKTRASAPGQSGLTLRGRALIAADGPGSVARRALGLGHPAERHLGVAATAYFSGVRLADAHVSEHYFSKSLPHGYFWAFPATAGQSNVGVYQRADNFKQSGRKLKSLLQEFIDQHPERFEDAERQGSVHSWQLPLSHWKLPPAGPGILCCGDAAGSVDSLTGEGIYQALFSGRLAAESCARALEEAGQVTTGHAHRYQRALAQRISFPQAGRSLIQQGLAHVVEHELERFGWMQRLLELGYGGGKLEVTKRVN; this is translated from the coding sequence ATGACAAGATGCTACGACGTGCTGGTGATTGGCGCTGGGCCAGCGGGCGCAGCTGCAGCCACTCATGCAGCCAGAGCGGGCCTGAGCGTGGCGTTGGTTGACCGCAGCCACTTCCCGCGCAGCAAAACCTGCGGAGACGCGCTTTCCAACCTGGCGCTGCAGGAGCTCTCGGATTTGGGGGTGAGGGAGCCCTTGGAGTCTCAGGGGACGGCGGTCTCCGGCGCCGTGGCGGTCTTTCCCAACGGGTATGCGGTGAGTCGTGACTACGGGGCGCTTCCGGGTCGCATCTTGCCTCGCCTGTTGCTCGACGCCGCAATCGTCGAGCGCGCGGTGAACGCGGGCGTCGAGCTGCTCGAAGGGCAGCACGTCGAGCAAGTCGAGCAGAGTTCCGCTGAGCTACGGTTGAAGACCCGCGCCAGCGCTCCCGGCCAGAGCGGTCTCACGCTGCGAGGGCGCGCGTTGATCGCCGCGGACGGCCCAGGCAGCGTCGCGCGCCGCGCGCTCGGGTTGGGCCACCCGGCGGAACGCCACCTCGGCGTGGCCGCCACCGCCTACTTCAGCGGCGTGCGTCTGGCGGATGCCCATGTCAGCGAACACTATTTCAGCAAGTCATTACCGCACGGATATTTTTGGGCGTTCCCGGCCACCGCGGGACAGAGCAACGTCGGAGTGTATCAGCGCGCGGACAACTTCAAGCAGAGCGGGCGCAAGCTGAAGTCCCTCTTGCAAGAGTTCATCGACCAGCACCCGGAACGCTTCGAAGATGCAGAGCGCCAGGGCAGCGTTCACAGCTGGCAGCTGCCACTATCCCACTGGAAATTACCTCCTGCGGGGCCTGGGATCTTGTGTTGTGGAGACGCGGCGGGCAGCGTCGATTCTCTCACCGGCGAGGGGATCTACCAGGCTTTGTTCTCGGGCCGCCTCGCTGCAGAGAGCTGCGCACGGGCGCTCGAGGAAGCCGGCCAGGTGACGACCGGCCACGCGCATCGCTACCAACGCGCGCTCGCGCAGCGCATCAGCTTCCCCCAGGCGGGCCGCAGCTTGATTCAACAGGGGCTCGCCCACGTCGTGGAGCATGAGCTCGAGCGCTTTGGCTGGATGCAGCGCCTGCTCGAGCTTGGGTATGGCGGCGGAAAGCTCGAAGTCACGAAGCGAGTGAACTAG
- a CDS encoding DUF2330 domain-containing protein, translating into MRKPAHLASIALTGLLSFTIQPRPAAACGGTFCDSGPTAMPVDQSGENILFVMSPGYVEAHVQIQYEGDAERFAWIVPMQGIPEVSVGSQQLFTNLLNATVPNVGYTTSFDDCGGSGAVGGGNGGSGGSSSFGGTGGTGGGGGGPSVVFTKTVGAFEVTALQGGTAQEVVDWLSMNGYQNIPAAPNLLQDYVARGFVFVAIKLTADAEVNEIHPLTFRYAGDEPCVPIKLTAVAATENMGVRTFFLGDDRFMPTNYKHIVPNPVRLDWRSFGSNYESWITRSVDSPVSNGHGFVTEYAGSSGVVFTGDLYQPSWNSGAFTSIAAENVVDTLQQQNLMYCYPGYCEYYHPLLRSILAAHLPPPQGVLEDDFYSCVSCFSDQLDPNAWDPAAFATDLDERLIKPGKHAKDVLSLYPVLTRMYTTLSPAEMTEDPIFVAAPGLPSVGPMGTATQRVTCDSRSGMTLPDGRQVGLPSGGGWPTFDSNMPWAERIEEYTDKGELIVLVDNKDQIDAQLKSYNAGENWPPAGSGGSAGFGNGGGNVGGSGTGPWGNTWGGTANLEGGSNSTSGCACTVPGGSSSSSAPLSVALGLGLLGGVLGRRRKRS; encoded by the coding sequence ATGCGCAAACCCGCACACCTGGCCTCGATTGCTCTCACGGGGCTGCTCTCCTTCACCATCCAACCTCGACCTGCTGCGGCCTGTGGCGGAACATTCTGCGACAGCGGCCCGACGGCGATGCCCGTCGATCAAAGCGGCGAAAACATCTTGTTCGTGATGTCGCCCGGGTACGTGGAAGCGCACGTCCAGATCCAATACGAGGGTGACGCCGAGCGGTTCGCTTGGATCGTGCCCATGCAGGGGATCCCGGAGGTCAGTGTCGGTTCGCAGCAACTGTTCACCAATCTGCTGAACGCGACCGTGCCCAACGTCGGCTACACCACGAGCTTCGACGACTGCGGTGGAAGCGGCGCCGTCGGAGGTGGGAACGGCGGCTCCGGCGGTAGCTCCTCATTCGGAGGGACAGGCGGAACCGGCGGTGGCGGCGGCGGACCGAGCGTCGTCTTCACGAAGACGGTCGGTGCGTTTGAGGTCACCGCGCTCCAGGGTGGCACCGCTCAGGAGGTGGTCGATTGGCTGTCGATGAACGGCTATCAGAACATCCCCGCGGCACCGAACTTGTTGCAGGACTACGTGGCACGCGGCTTCGTCTTCGTGGCCATCAAGCTCACCGCAGACGCCGAGGTCAACGAAATCCATCCGCTGACTTTCCGCTACGCCGGGGACGAGCCGTGCGTGCCGATCAAGCTGACCGCCGTCGCGGCAACGGAGAACATGGGCGTGCGAACGTTCTTCCTGGGCGATGACCGCTTCATGCCCACGAACTACAAGCACATCGTTCCGAACCCGGTGCGACTCGACTGGCGGAGCTTTGGTTCGAACTATGAGTCGTGGATTACCCGCTCCGTAGACAGCCCAGTGTCCAACGGCCACGGGTTCGTAACCGAGTACGCCGGCAGCTCCGGCGTCGTGTTCACCGGCGATCTGTATCAGCCCTCATGGAACTCCGGAGCGTTCACGAGCATCGCGGCGGAGAACGTGGTCGACACGCTACAACAGCAGAACCTGATGTACTGCTACCCAGGCTACTGCGAGTACTACCACCCCCTGCTGCGCTCGATCCTGGCGGCTCATTTGCCGCCGCCTCAAGGCGTGCTGGAGGACGACTTCTACAGCTGCGTCAGCTGCTTCAGCGATCAGCTCGATCCCAACGCCTGGGACCCGGCGGCGTTCGCCACCGATCTCGACGAACGCCTGATCAAGCCAGGGAAGCACGCGAAAGACGTGCTCTCGCTGTACCCAGTTCTGACGCGCATGTACACGACGCTTTCCCCCGCGGAAATGACCGAAGATCCGATCTTCGTCGCAGCGCCTGGGCTACCGAGCGTCGGACCGATGGGGACGGCGACTCAGCGCGTGACCTGCGACAGCCGATCGGGCATGACTTTGCCTGACGGACGCCAGGTGGGGCTCCCCAGCGGCGGCGGCTGGCCGACCTTCGACTCCAACATGCCGTGGGCGGAGCGCATCGAGGAGTACACGGACAAGGGAGAGCTGATCGTGTTGGTCGACAACAAGGACCAAATCGACGCCCAGCTCAAGTCCTACAACGCAGGCGAGAACTGGCCACCTGCCGGCTCGGGTGGCAGCGCCGGCTTTGGAAACGGCGGCGGCAACGTCGGCGGGTCTGGCACCGGCCCCTGGGGGAACACCTGGGGCGGCACCGCCAATCTCGAAGGCGGCTCGAACTCTACGAGTGGCTGCGCGTGTACGGTTCCCGGCGGAAGCTCTTCGAGCTCGGCCCCGCTGTCCGTGGCCCTTGGGCTAGGTCTGCTCGGCGGTGTCCTCGGGCGCCGGCGCAAGCGCAGCTGA
- a CDS encoding type 2 isopentenyl-diphosphate Delta-isomerase yields MTDIAQRKADHIDLAVSGDVAFKQTTTLFECVRLVHDALPDLDLDEIDLSTEILGKRLSAPILIAGMTGGTSRAREINRQLAAIAEQRGYAFGLGSQRAMLRDPAHQATYEVRDVAPSALLLGNIGVVQARELGAEQVGELARRVGADAICVHLNPAMEVVQEEGDRDFRDGLATLERLVAEAGVPIIAKETGCGLSDSVARRLNGVGVRHVDVSGAGGTSWVAVETQRAQSAKRALGETFWEWGIPTAVSVAWSARAGFDTVFATGGVKSGLDIAKAIALGATAGGIARPVLQALESGGAEGALRFLDLVERELRTAFLLVGAKDVEALRRAPRVLLGDLRAWLEQGS; encoded by the coding sequence ATGACAGACATTGCCCAACGCAAGGCGGACCACATCGATTTGGCAGTGAGCGGGGACGTCGCGTTCAAGCAAACGACCACGTTGTTCGAGTGCGTTCGACTCGTCCACGATGCCCTCCCCGATCTCGATCTGGACGAGATCGACCTGAGCACCGAAATCCTGGGCAAGCGGCTCTCCGCGCCCATCCTGATCGCGGGGATGACCGGGGGAACGTCCCGCGCCCGAGAGATCAACCGGCAGCTGGCGGCGATCGCAGAACAGCGCGGCTACGCGTTCGGACTTGGCAGTCAGCGCGCCATGCTGCGCGACCCAGCTCACCAGGCGACTTACGAGGTTCGAGACGTTGCGCCGAGCGCGTTGCTGCTCGGAAACATCGGCGTGGTCCAAGCCCGGGAGCTGGGCGCGGAGCAAGTAGGAGAGCTCGCGCGCCGGGTCGGTGCCGATGCAATCTGCGTCCATCTGAACCCCGCGATGGAGGTGGTTCAAGAGGAAGGCGACCGCGACTTCCGCGATGGGCTCGCGACGCTCGAGCGGCTGGTCGCCGAGGCGGGTGTTCCGATCATCGCCAAGGAGACCGGCTGCGGTCTGTCAGACTCGGTCGCACGGCGTCTGAATGGCGTGGGCGTTCGCCACGTCGACGTGTCGGGTGCCGGCGGCACGTCCTGGGTTGCCGTTGAAACCCAGCGCGCTCAGAGTGCCAAGCGCGCGCTTGGAGAGACGTTCTGGGAGTGGGGGATCCCCACCGCCGTGAGCGTCGCTTGGTCCGCTCGGGCCGGCTTTGACACGGTCTTCGCGACCGGTGGTGTGAAGAGCGGTCTCGACATCGCGAAAGCCATCGCGCTCGGCGCGACCGCCGGAGGCATCGCGCGACCCGTGCTGCAGGCGCTCGAGTCTGGAGGGGCGGAGGGCGCGCTTCGCTTCTTGGACTTGGTGGAGCGTGAGCTGCGCACGGCGTTCTTGCTGGTGGGCGCGAAGGACGTCGAGGCCTTGCGCCGGGCGCCGCGGGTGCTGCTCGGCGATCTTCGAGCATGGCTGGAGCAAGGTTCCTGA
- a CDS encoding polyprenyl synthetase family protein: protein MAGKTSTSGRRAGSQKGRRDASRSKGTSVPRKRATSPKKASRGRGETSVASPAAKAKPTRPSKRAAQPGRAPHAGQASQSKPKALPINPFVALLGSLKRDVERRLDELFDAELTRARGLGNDTSEMVLACRDLCLRGGKRLRPGLVLAGFRAASSSSDTQQALEVGVALELVQAYFLIHDDWMDRDPVRRGGPSVHAQLGRRFRSEHLGAASAILAGDFAVALAQRLVASLKVPPRAQTEFLNTFANMQVDAILGQQLDLLSRSADPEVTYTLKTASYTVQGPLLLGALLGGARADTLEALREFSTPAGVAFQLRDDLLGVFGTPEETGKPAGNDLTAGKRTPLVLAGFRRAKGKGHRLLKRVHGNPQATPADVARAIEVLEKCGARGVVENRIAELEAEARAVLQAGGMRRAGQELLSGAVTALAARRN from the coding sequence ATGGCTGGGAAGACAAGCACTTCGGGCAGACGGGCCGGCTCTCAGAAGGGACGCCGCGACGCCTCGCGCTCGAAGGGCACGAGCGTCCCACGCAAGCGCGCGACGTCCCCCAAGAAGGCGAGTCGCGGGCGCGGAGAAACCAGCGTGGCCTCACCCGCCGCCAAGGCCAAGCCGACCCGGCCAAGCAAGCGAGCAGCCCAGCCTGGGCGAGCGCCTCACGCAGGTCAAGCTAGCCAGTCGAAACCCAAGGCACTGCCGATCAACCCGTTCGTCGCGCTTCTGGGCAGCCTGAAGCGCGACGTGGAGCGGCGCCTCGACGAGCTCTTCGATGCGGAGCTCACCCGCGCTCGGGGGCTCGGGAACGACACCAGTGAGATGGTGCTGGCGTGCCGAGACTTGTGCCTGCGAGGCGGCAAGCGCCTCCGGCCGGGGCTGGTGCTCGCTGGTTTCCGCGCGGCAAGTTCAAGCAGCGATACCCAGCAGGCGCTCGAGGTGGGCGTCGCGCTCGAGCTAGTCCAAGCCTACTTCCTGATTCACGACGACTGGATGGATCGAGACCCCGTGCGACGGGGAGGTCCGAGCGTGCACGCGCAGCTCGGCAGGCGTTTCCGCTCGGAACATCTTGGTGCGGCGTCGGCGATCTTGGCTGGCGACTTCGCCGTCGCGCTCGCCCAGCGCTTGGTCGCGTCGTTGAAGGTCCCGCCCCGGGCGCAAACGGAGTTCTTGAACACCTTCGCGAACATGCAGGTGGACGCGATCCTCGGACAACAACTCGACCTCCTGAGCCGAAGCGCCGACCCCGAGGTCACGTACACACTCAAGACCGCGAGCTACACGGTTCAAGGGCCGTTGCTACTTGGCGCGCTGCTCGGTGGTGCGCGCGCCGACACCTTGGAGGCGCTGCGCGAGTTCTCCACTCCCGCAGGCGTGGCGTTCCAGCTGCGCGACGACTTGCTCGGCGTTTTTGGTACGCCGGAGGAGACGGGCAAGCCGGCAGGCAACGATCTAACGGCAGGCAAGCGAACCCCACTGGTGCTCGCTGGTTTCCGCCGCGCCAAGGGCAAAGGGCATCGCTTGTTGAAGCGCGTGCACGGCAACCCTCAGGCGACCCCAGCCGATGTGGCGCGGGCCATCGAGGTGCTCGAGAAGTGTGGAGCCCGTGGCGTAGTCGAGAACCGAATCGCCGAGCTGGAAGCCGAAGCGCGAGCGGTATTGCAGGCTGGAGGCATGCGTCGGGCAGGCCAAGAACTCTTGTCCGGGGCTGTGACGGCGCTGGCGGCGCGGCGCAACTAA
- the mvk gene encoding mevalonate kinase yields MSSARAFGKLILIGEHAVVYGCPAIAAGIDKGARAWASTINEPSRKDAESHLSLGVSEVTADDSSETSKAFRALLEPIYAARRERTPLKVEVALDLPAGVGLGASAAIAVAIARAACEALGLIPDDRLLLRAANAWESVFHGNPSGVDVAAAMAQVPIWFVRGSAPRPIPCALPLCLAVALAGPPAATHRMVEQVAELRERRPISFDQALDRVNALAERAKHAIAAGDLRELGRCFDENQRELEGFGVSTAELEKACYLARGAGALGAKLTGAGGGGAVIALCDGPAKPVLDAWSREGIQAFEAQVRSSPSPPTPEAS; encoded by the coding sequence ATGAGCAGCGCGCGCGCGTTCGGGAAGCTCATCCTGATCGGGGAGCACGCGGTGGTCTACGGCTGCCCAGCCATTGCCGCGGGGATCGACAAAGGTGCGCGCGCGTGGGCGTCGACTATCAACGAGCCGTCGCGTAAGGACGCCGAGTCTCACCTGAGTTTGGGGGTGAGTGAAGTCACGGCAGACGACTCGAGCGAGACGTCCAAGGCATTTCGCGCGCTGCTTGAGCCAATCTACGCGGCTCGGCGTGAGCGCACCCCGCTCAAGGTCGAGGTTGCCTTGGACCTACCCGCCGGCGTCGGCCTAGGAGCCTCGGCGGCGATCGCGGTGGCCATCGCCCGCGCCGCCTGCGAGGCGCTCGGACTCATCCCCGACGATCGCTTGCTGTTGCGCGCCGCGAACGCCTGGGAGAGCGTCTTCCATGGCAATCCATCAGGGGTCGATGTGGCCGCAGCGATGGCCCAGGTGCCGATCTGGTTCGTGAGGGGTTCGGCGCCAAGGCCCATCCCCTGTGCGCTTCCGCTTTGCCTTGCGGTAGCGCTCGCTGGTCCCCCGGCGGCTACCCACCGCATGGTCGAACAAGTCGCAGAGCTTCGGGAGCGCCGCCCCATCAGCTTCGACCAGGCGCTCGACCGTGTGAACGCCCTGGCAGAGCGCGCGAAACACGCGATTGCGGCGGGTGACCTGCGCGAACTCGGTCGCTGCTTCGACGAAAACCAGCGCGAGCTGGAAGGTTTCGGCGTGAGCACGGCGGAGCTCGAGAAGGCCTGCTATCTCGCACGAGGCGCAGGGGCGCTCGGCGCGAAGCTTACCGGCGCTGGCGGCGGAGGCGCCGTCATCGCGCTGTGCGATGGCCCCGCGAAGCCAGTACTCGACGCCTGGTCTCGCGAGGGCATTCAAGCCTTTGAAGCCCAGGTCCGGTCCTCCCCCTCCCCCCCAACTCCGGAAGCATCATGA
- the mvaD gene encoding diphosphomevalonate decarboxylase has product MSRAVAVAHANIALIKYWGKADVTRNLPAVPSLSLTLDGLSTRTELEFDPGLIEDKAFLDDVQLSGKPFERVKRVLDRLRERASTNTKARVISHNHFPTAAGLASSASGFAALVAATSAALGLGMSLAEQSSVARWASASAARSIFPGWVQLRLAEESAEELAPRNHLEIEMLVAVTRRGPKPIGSTAAMQHTLETSPYYPAWVESAPAVFERGKAALLAKDLHGLGHAMEHSTLLMHASMLAADPGVLYLAPASIALIDCVRSLRESGVEAFFTMDAGPHVKVLTRSDNAAQVARALEGVPGVLEVLRCTPGPGVEILEAP; this is encoded by the coding sequence ATGAGCCGAGCCGTCGCTGTCGCCCACGCCAACATCGCGCTGATCAAGTACTGGGGTAAGGCGGACGTCACCCGCAACCTACCGGCGGTGCCGAGCCTGTCGCTTACACTGGATGGCCTCTCCACGCGCACCGAACTCGAATTCGACCCGGGACTCATCGAGGACAAAGCCTTCCTCGACGACGTGCAGCTGAGCGGCAAGCCCTTCGAGCGCGTGAAGCGCGTCCTCGATCGACTGCGCGAACGCGCTTCCACGAACACCAAGGCTCGTGTAATCAGCCACAATCATTTCCCCACGGCAGCAGGCCTGGCGTCCAGCGCCTCGGGTTTTGCGGCCCTCGTCGCCGCGACTTCGGCGGCTCTCGGCCTGGGCATGAGCCTTGCGGAGCAAAGTTCCGTGGCGCGCTGGGCGAGCGCCTCCGCCGCTCGCTCGATCTTCCCCGGCTGGGTGCAGCTGCGGCTGGCCGAAGAGAGCGCCGAAGAACTTGCCCCACGGAACCATCTGGAGATCGAGATGTTGGTCGCCGTGACCCGACGCGGGCCGAAGCCAATCGGCTCGACAGCAGCGATGCAGCACACCCTCGAGACCAGCCCATATTACCCGGCGTGGGTTGAGTCTGCGCCGGCGGTGTTCGAGCGCGGCAAAGCGGCACTGCTAGCGAAGGACCTTCACGGCCTGGGCCACGCCATGGAACACAGCACGCTGTTGATGCATGCCTCGATGCTCGCTGCGGACCCTGGGGTGCTCTACCTGGCACCAGCCAGCATCGCGCTGATTGACTGTGTGCGCTCGTTGCGCGAATCCGGCGTAGAAGCATTCTTCACCATGGACGCTGGTCCCCACGTCAAAGTCCTCACCCGCAGCGACAACGCTGCCCAGGTGGCGCGAGCGCTCGAGGGCGTCCCCGGCGTACTCGAGGTGCTCCGCTGCACCCCCGGTCCCGGCGTAGAAATATTGGAAGCCCCGTGA